One window of Fusarium keratoplasticum isolate Fu6.1 chromosome 2, whole genome shotgun sequence genomic DNA carries:
- a CDS encoding Zn(2)-C6 fungal-type domain-containing protein, giving the protein MDGHAVAEPAAGAPIPADHGAHGIAGDASAADPSASVIKRRAPIACRRCRRMRSKCVHDRAQPPCKACLEAGLGAEDCIFPVRGQPDHDREFRHPRVRAEKTARRDPAKVRREILDAPVRPLGKPGDEWERLPPLPDIIDGVNRFTQHYFQLGFIPKQQFPDRLLKDYRSVSVFLVVSILSISARLSPSLATRYGSGMKAAEFFMERATNLAYGELYQEPTLERCQAFYLLSIAQQGSGLRNKSYINMGVSMRMASLMRLHREETYRVQNPTPEVIIRSESARRTLWMLHSQDQLHSGPYSPVSLAASDITALLPCDEHDFAIGREPPSRAAVEGTPPAIENPSLIFDPNRSLFASLIQAHHFWGIVSRRAVKFARSSRPWEANSEFACVVKKLHEWENALPQDHLWSAHTLKKYKANGQDLAYLGVTMVPRLCNIVLRRPYLMDMLTITSKDEQRQNFFANIAYELFLNVRRLFEQIDAQFTGRSPDESVGAQMAAFCVYSCGLFSTYLCRYPHICPDLNISREGPMMLQRTLSILMECKEVWPLASRWVEALERFARDPTGSLTTESGMADGKDPIPNPVAIPIAVPSSANSVSSSTSPASSMYARPGAPLDTTSLRSPSSNEILTPLPTPTTHIIPSHFPPHSQQQSQPHQHQHQHQQHHQQRHQQQQHQQPQPSPIADPQSFTPQQIPSHIYMHTDNSTGLGMLMEPFDSQGALQGYTMAPNGNPTQAAAIAAAVTPAPFYPSADGYEGELQFYINGPQDWMPTDGVFDGYG; this is encoded by the exons ATGGACGGCCATGCCGTCGCAGAGCCCGCCGCCGGCGCCCCGATTCCCGCTGATCACGGCGCGCACGGGATTGCCGGTgacgcctcggccgccgacCCCTCCGCATCCGTCATCAAGAGGAGAGCACCGATTGCCTGTCGCCG ATGTCGTCGCATGAGAAGCAAGTGTGTACATGACCGCGCCCAGCCTCCTTGCAAGGCCTGTCTTGAAGCCGGACTCGGCGCCGAAGATTG CATCTTTCCCGTTCGAGGTCAGCCGGATCACGATCGCGAGTTCCGGCATCCCCGCGTAAGAGCCGAGAAGACGGCCCGGCGGGACCCCGCCAAGGTGCGACGCGAGATCCTTGATGCTCCTGTGCGACCTCTAGGCAAGCCCGGCGATGAGTGGGAGCGATTACCTCCGTTGCCAGACATTATCGATGGTGTCAATCGCTTCACTCAGCACTACTTTCAGCTCGGCTTCATCCCCAAGCAGCAGTTTCCTGATCGTCTGCTCAAGGACTATCGCTCAGTGAGCGTCTTTCTCGTTGTCAGCATCCTCAGCATCTCGGCTCGTCTAAGTCCTTCCCTCGCTACCCGTTATGGCTCGGGTATGAAGGCGGCAGAGTTCTTCATGGAGCGTGCCACCAACCTTGCCTATGGTGAGCTCTACCAAGAGCCCACGTTGGAGAGATGCCAGGCGTTTTACTTGCTAAGCATTGCGCAACAGGGAAGTGGCCtaagaaataagagttat ATTAACATGGGCGTTTCTATGCGGATGGCATCTTTGATGCGACTGCATCGAGAGGAGACATATCGTGTTCAAAACCCCACCCCAGAGGTCATCATTAGGTCTGAATCAGCGCGAAGAACTCTG TGGATGCTACATAGCCAAGATCAGTTACACTCAGGCCCATACTCACCAGTATCCCTTGCTGCCTCGGACATCACAGCCCTTCTGCCATGCGACGAACACGACTTTGCTATTGGGAGAGAACCCCCTTCACGGGCCGCTGTTGAGGGAACACCTCCTGCAATCGAGAACCCATCTCTCATTTTTGACCCTAACCGCTCTCTTTTTGCTTCACTGATCCAGGCTCATCACTTCTGGGGGATCGTCAGCCGTCGAGCCGTCAAATTTGCTCGAAGTTCTCGTCCTTGGGAGGCAAATAGCGAGTTTGCCTGTGTTGTGAAGAAGCTACATGAGTGGGAGAATGCACTGCCTCAGGACCATCTCTGGAGCGCTCATACGTTAAAGAAGTACAAGGCCAACGGGCAGGATCTG GCATACCTTGGGGTGACAATGGTGCCTCGTCTGTGCAATATCGTCCTTCGTCGACCATATCTGATGGA CATGTTAACCATCACTTCCAAGGACGAACAGCGACAGAATTTCTTTGCCAATATTGCATATGAACTCTTTCTCAACGTTCGGCGCCTCTTTGAGCAGATTGATGCTCAGTTCACCGGCCGCTCGCCAGACGAGAGTGTAGGGGCGCAAATGGCTGCCTTTTGCGTTTACAGCTGTGGTCTATTCTCAACATACCTCTGCCGATACCCTCATA TCTGCCCGGATCTCAACATCAGCCGTGAAGGTCCCATGATGCTTCAGCGTACCCTCTCGATCCTGATGGAGTGCAAGGAAGTCTGGCCTCTTGCATCTCGCTGggttgaggctcttgagcGGTTTGCTCGAGATCCCACCGGCTCCCTCACAACGGAGAGTGGGATGGCTGATGGAAAAGATCCTATTCCCAACCCTGTCGCCATTCCTATCGCTGTCCCTTCCTCGGCCAACTCAGTCTCGTCTAGTACTTCACCTGCGTCTTCCATGTATGCTCGACCAGGGGCCCCTCTCGACACAACATCTCTCCGATCTCCATCCTCGAATGAAATATTAACGCCCTTACCCACGCCAACCACTCACATTATACCCTCCCACTTTCCTCCACATTCTCAACAGCAATCTCAACcgcaccagcaccagcaccagcatcaacaacaccaccaacagcggcatcaacagcagcagcatcaacaacctcagCCATCTCCAATAGCCGACCCTCAATCTTTCACACCACAACAGATTCCCTCTCATATATATATGCACACAGACAACTCGACAGGCCTCGGCATGCTCATGGAACCGTTTGACTCTCAAGGCGCTCTCCAAGGATACACAATGGCCCCAAATGGCAACCCTACCCAGGCAGCTGCCATCGCCGCAGCCGTGACACCAGCGCCATTCTACCCTTCCGCAGACGGTTACGAAGGCGAGCTGCAATTCTATATAAACGGACCCCAGGATTGGATGCCGACAGATGGCGTGTTTGATGGGTATGGCTAA
- a CDS encoding Importin N-terminal domain-containing protein — MSSSEINQVLANSLSPDANLRNAAEQQLTQAAESNFPLYLATLVQELANDSADGSIRAAAGIALKNAFTTRDFTRHQELQAKWLQQTDDDTKNRVKELTLQTLSSSNTQAGTAAAQVISSIAAIELPRGQWSDLLPFLVKNVSEGADHQKQASLTTIGYICESQDSELRMALVAHSNAILTAVVQGARKEEANGEVRLAAITALGDSLEFVGNNFKHEGERNYIMQVVCEATQADDSRIQQGAFGCLNRIMALYYENMRFYMEKALFGLTILGMKSEDEDVAKLAVEFWSTVCEEEISIEDDNAQVESSDQMRPFYNFARVAANEVVPVLLTLLTKQDEDATDDEYNLSRAAYQCLQLYAQAVGATIIAPVLQFVEGNLRHEDWHNRDAAVSAFGAIMEGPDEKTLDPIVKQALPILISMMEDQSLHVKDSTAYALGRITEACSEAIDPQTQLPTLIESLFKGLLSNAKMAPSCCWALMNLAERFAGDLGAAANPITPHFNQAVSSLLDVTARTDADTSVRTAAYEVLNVFVQNAASESLQPIASLSDVIIKRLEETVPLQNQVVSVEDKITLEEMQNSLCTVLQAIISRLDKEIIPQGDRIMQILLQILNSVGGKSSVPDAVFATISALSTSMEEDFIKYMDAFAPFLYNALGNQDEPSLCSMAIGLVSDITRSLGERSQPYCDNFMNYLLNNLRSTTLANQFKPAILQCFGDIAGAITGHFETYLSVVAQVLEQASTVTASPEGPYEMFDYVISLREGIMDAWGGIIGAMKVSQKTQALQQYVPAIFQLLSLIANDMNRSESLMRAAMGVIGDLADAYPNGELVEAFRQDWISAMIKETKTNREFQPRTIETARWAREQVKRQLGGSQTVMAQN; from the exons ATGTCGAGCTCAGAGATAAACCAGGTGCTCGCGAATTCGCTGTCGCCTG ACGCGAACCTCCGAAATGCTGCTGAGCAGCAACTCACCCAGGCTGCCGAGAGCAACTTT CCCCTATACCTCGCAACCCTCGTCCAAGAACTTGCCAACGACTCTGCCGATGGCTCCATCCGAGCTGCCGCCGGTATTGCTCTGAAGAACGCCTTCACAACCCGAGATTTCACTCGGCATCAAGAACTGCAAGCAAAATGGCTGCAGCAGACTGATGACGATACCAAGAACCGGGTCAAGGAGCTGACACTCCAGACCCTGAGCTCCTCAAACACACAGGCTGGTACTGCTGCCGCCCAGGTCATTTCatccatcgccgccatcgagCTGCCCCGTGGCCAGTGGAGCGACCTTTTGCCCTTCCTGGTCAAGAATGTCAGCGAGGGTGCCGACCACCAGAAGCAGGCTtctctcaccaccatcggTTACATCTGCGAAAGCCAAGACTCGGAGCTCCGCATGGCCCTAGTGGCGCACTCGAACGCTATCCTGACCGCTGTTGTTCAGGGTGCCCGAAAGGAGGAAGCAAACGGCGAGGTTCGCCTTGCCGCCATCACCGCCCTGGGTGACTCGCTCGAGTTTGTCGGCAACAACTTCAAGCACGAGGGCGAGCGAAACTACATTATGCAGGTCGTTTGCGAGGCCACCCAGGCCGACGATTCGCGGATACAGCAGGGTGCCTTTGGCTGCCTCAACCGAATCATGGCTCTTTACTACGAGAACATGCGCTTCTACATGGAGAAGGCTCTGTTCGGTCTCACCATTCTCGGTATGAAgtctgaggatgaggatgttgccAAGCTGGCTGTCGAGTTCTGGAGCACCGTCTGCGAGGAAGAGATCTCCATCGAGGACGACAACGCCCAGGTCGAGAGCTCCGACCAGATGCGCCCCTTTTACAACTTTGCCCGTGTTGCTGCCAACGAGGTGGTGCCAGttctcctcaccctccttacgaagcaggatgaggacgCCACCGACGACGAGTACAACCTGTCGCGCGCAGCCTATCAGTGCCTGCAGCTGTACGCCCAGGCCGTTGGTGCTACCATCATCGCCCCTGTGCTGCAGTTCGTCGAGGGCAACCTCCGCCATGAGGACTGGCACAACCGAGACGCCGCTGTGTCGGCCTTTGGTGCCATCATGGAGGGTCCCGATGAGAAGACTCTGGACCCCATCGTCAAGCAGGCtctccccatcctcatcagcatGATGGAGGATCAGTCCCTGCATGTCAAGGACTCGACTGCTTACGCCCTCGGCCGAATCACCGAGGCCTGCTCTGAGGCTATTGACCCCCAGACTCAGCTGCCTACTCTGATTGAGTCTCTGTTCAAGGGTCTTCTCAGCAATGCCAAGATGGCaccttcttgctgctgggcCCTGATGAACCTCGCCGAGCGCTTTGCCGGCGATCTCGGCGCTGCTGCCAACCCCATTACTCCTCACTTCAACCAGGCTGTCAGCTCCCTGCTCGACGTGACTGCCCGTACGGATGCTGACACCTCGGTTCGAACTGCCGCTTACGAGGTCCTCAACGTCTTTGTGCAGAACGCTGCTTCCGAAAGCCTGCAGCCTATTGCCTCGCTCTCGgacgtcatcatcaagcgACTCGAGGAGACTGTGCCTCTGCAGAACCAGGTCGTCAGCGTTGAGGACAAGATTaccctcgaggagatgcAGAACAGCCTGTGCACCGttctccaggccatcatctcgcgcctcgacaaggagatcATTCCTCAGGGCGACCGCATCATGCAGATTCTTCTGCAGATCCTCAACAGCGTTGGCGGCAAGTCGAGCGTCCCTGACGCCGTCTTTGCCACCATCAGCGCCCTCTCCACCTCTATGGAGGAGGACTTCATCAAGTACATGGATGCCTTTGCGCCCTTCCTGTACAACGCCCTCGGAAACCAGGACGAGCCCAGTCTCTGCTCTATGGCTATCGGTCTGGTCAGCGATATTACCCGTTCCCTGGGCGAGCGCAGCCAGCCTTACTGCGATAACTTTATGAACTATCTCCTTAACAACCTCAGG AGCACCACCCTTGCCAACCAGTTCAAGCCTGCTATCCTGCAGTGCTTTGGTGACATTGCTGGTGCCATTACTGGCCACTTCGAGACCTACCTGTCCGTGGTTGCCCAGGTTCTGGAGCAGGCTTCCACTGTGACTGCTTCGCCTGAGGGCCCTTACGAGATGTTCGACTACGTGATTTCTCTCCGTGAGGGTATTATGGATGCCTGGGGTGGCATTATTGGTGCCATGAAGGTCAGCCAGAAGA CCCAAGCTCTGCAGCAATATGTCCCCGCCATCTTCCAGCTTCTGAGCCTTATTGCCAACGATATGAACCGTAGCGAGTCGCTCATGCGGGCTGCTATGGGTGTCATTGG CGACCTTGCCGATGCCTACCCTAACGGTGAACTGGTTGAGGCTTTCCGACAGGACTGGATCTCAGCTATGAtcaaggagaccaagaccaaccgGGAGTTCCAGCCTCGGACTATTGAGACCGCGCGCTGGGCTCGCGAGCAGGTCAAGCGTCAGCTGGGCGGTTCACAGACCGTTATGGCCCAGAACTGA